In a single window of the Anaerotruncus rubiinfantis genome:
- a CDS encoding TetR/AcrR family transcriptional regulator, translating to MTRDKLIAVAEKLFAKYGYDYTSLSQIAEETGIRKASVYAHFASKAELFLMIYQQTHDRTLAQIRETYEDDRLKCSEKMKKIFKCICRSESLGFFRATMFPPSELKSETLPIFFDFENDVKKMLSATILEAQQNGELRGYPVENIIDMFFYVLDGLMAKSLFYTVTEYRQKVEMAWSMFWESIAAPE from the coding sequence ATGACAAGAGATAAACTGATTGCGGTGGCTGAGAAGCTTTTTGCAAAATATGGCTATGATTATACCTCGCTTTCCCAGATTGCGGAGGAAACCGGAATCCGCAAAGCTTCCGTCTATGCGCATTTTGCGAGTAAGGCGGAATTGTTTTTAATGATCTACCAACAGACGCATGACCGCACACTCGCGCAGATTCGGGAGACTTACGAAGACGACCGGCTGAAATGCTCGGAGAAGATGAAAAAGATATTCAAGTGCATCTGCAGAAGCGAGTCGCTGGGTTTCTTCCGGGCGACGATGTTTCCACCAAGCGAGCTCAAGAGCGAAACGCTGCCGATCTTTTTTGATTTTGAAAACGACGTCAAAAAGATGCTTTCTGCGACGATCCTGGAAGCGCAGCAGAATGGGGAGCTGCGCGGCTATCCGGTGGAAAACATCATAGACATGTTTTTCTATGTACTGGATGGGCTGATGGCAAAAAGTCTGTTCTATACGGTCACCGAATACCGGCAGAAGGTGGAGATGGCCTGGTCGATGTTCTGGGAAAGCATTGCGGCGCCAGAGTGA
- a CDS encoding aspartate/glutamate racemase family protein, translated as MKILVINPNTSEDMTRDIGASARASARPDTEIVCTNPLHGPACAEGALDEVMVSYNLVEVVRQAEAEGGYDAYVVACFGDPAVDALREITDKPVVGVAEAAFHLATFLCGKFAIVSTLPRVRKNMEDRLRHHGVIDRVAIIRTPDLPVLAFHDDLENARRTLIEAAREAVEQDLAELIILGCAGMSGFADIVSKEIGVPVLDTVMCAVKVAESLVDLGLKTSKSNTYQTPTEKVYN; from the coding sequence ATGAAAATTTTGGTTATCAACCCAAACACCTCAGAGGATATGACCAGGGACATCGGCGCTTCCGCCAGGGCTTCCGCCCGTCCGGATACCGAGATCGTCTGCACCAATCCGCTGCATGGGCCCGCGTGCGCCGAAGGCGCGCTCGACGAAGTGATGGTCTCCTACAACCTGGTAGAAGTGGTTCGCCAAGCGGAGGCCGAAGGCGGTTACGATGCCTATGTGGTTGCCTGTTTCGGGGATCCTGCGGTTGACGCGTTGCGTGAGATCACCGATAAGCCTGTTGTCGGCGTTGCGGAAGCCGCATTCCATCTCGCAACCTTCCTCTGTGGGAAGTTTGCAATCGTCAGCACCCTTCCGCGGGTACGCAAAAACATGGAGGACCGGCTGCGCCACCATGGTGTGATCGACCGTGTCGCCATCATCCGCACTCCGGATCTGCCGGTTCTCGCCTTCCACGATGATCTCGAAAACGCGCGGCGGACCCTGATCGAAGCGGCGCGCGAAGCTGTCGAGCAGGATCTTGCGGAGCTCATCATCCTCGGATGCGCCGGGATGAGCGGTTTTGCGGATATCGTCTCGAAGGAGATTGGCGTACCGGTTCTGGATACCGTGATGTGCGCGGTCAAGGTTGCTGAAAGCCTTGTTGATCTCGGTCTTAAGACAAGCAAATCTAACACCTATCAAACGCCAACCGAAAAGGTCTACAACTAA
- the hydA gene encoding dihydropyrimidinase encodes MLDLIISGGHIVNADGSVDADIGIKDGKIACIGRKSDFGQAVKTIDASGKLVMPGLIDSHVHIDDAQGEFFTKDQVETGTIAAAYGGTTTMVQFAIPVGDERPIQALEKRMHAAKDVSVIDYSFHGAITHLNDQSLADVRDILTGGFPSIKMFTVYRGEVMLEQLGIYKVLQLIGKHCGVAKIHAENADMIEANVAEYVRRGLTTPYYHPLTRPPVTEVTAVANLLPMIEETDAATVFVHMTTSQVCDYIRWAKKRMPVFTEFCPHYLTLTEQVYSRPDAQNYMCNPPMRAQADQDGLWKMVSEGLCDVINSDHSCFDLAQKASHKDDFTKEPNGLPGIETRAAIIFSEGVAKGRITENDFVRMLSTNDAKLMGMFPQKGILAAGSDADIVLWDPNASYVLHAGDLHMGTDYTPFEDFHITGKLTHTLIRGNIIVEDGKFVGDRFKGRMVRRGVPILG; translated from the coding sequence GTGCTTGACCTCATTATCAGCGGCGGTCACATTGTAAATGCAGACGGGTCGGTTGATGCGGATATCGGCATCAAAGACGGAAAAATCGCCTGCATCGGCAGAAAATCGGATTTCGGCCAGGCAGTTAAAACCATTGACGCCTCCGGAAAGCTTGTGATGCCGGGACTGATCGATTCCCATGTCCATATTGACGATGCGCAGGGAGAATTTTTCACCAAGGACCAGGTGGAAACCGGCACGATTGCCGCCGCCTATGGCGGAACCACTACAATGGTGCAGTTCGCCATACCCGTGGGGGATGAACGCCCGATACAGGCGCTTGAAAAACGGATGCATGCGGCAAAGGATGTGTCGGTCATCGATTATTCCTTCCATGGCGCGATCACACATCTGAATGATCAGTCGCTGGCGGATGTCCGGGACATCCTGACGGGTGGATTTCCCTCCATCAAGATGTTTACCGTCTACCGCGGGGAGGTCATGCTCGAACAGCTCGGCATCTATAAAGTTCTTCAGCTGATCGGAAAACATTGCGGCGTTGCTAAAATCCATGCGGAAAACGCTGATATGATCGAGGCAAACGTTGCGGAATATGTACGCCGCGGGCTTACCACCCCCTACTATCATCCGCTCACCCGCCCTCCGGTCACCGAAGTTACCGCAGTTGCGAATCTGCTTCCAATGATCGAAGAAACGGACGCGGCAACGGTGTTCGTACATATGACCACCTCGCAGGTCTGTGATTACATCCGCTGGGCAAAAAAACGAATGCCGGTATTCACCGAATTCTGCCCGCATTATCTGACGCTGACCGAGCAGGTCTACAGTCGTCCAGACGCGCAGAACTATATGTGCAATCCGCCGATGCGCGCCCAGGCAGATCAGGACGGCCTGTGGAAAATGGTTTCGGAAGGTCTCTGCGACGTCATCAACAGCGATCACAGCTGTTTTGATCTCGCGCAAAAAGCAAGCCACAAGGACGATTTCACCAAAGAACCGAACGGTCTGCCCGGTATTGAAACCCGCGCCGCGATCATCTTTTCAGAAGGTGTCGCAAAGGGACGCATCACCGAAAACGATTTTGTCCGGATGCTTTCGACAAACGACGCAAAGCTGATGGGCATGTTCCCGCAAAAAGGAATTCTGGCAGCCGGCTCGGATGCGGACATTGTCCTCTGGGACCCGAACGCCTCCTATGTCCTGCATGCCGGGGATCTGCATATGGGAACCGACTATACGCCATTCGAGGATTTCCATATCACCGGAAAGCTCACTCACACTTTGATTCGCGGCAATATCATCGTGGAGGATGGAAAATTTGTGGGCGACCGGTTCAAAGGCCGGATGGTGCGCCGCGGTGTGCCAATTCTCGGCTGA
- a CDS encoding cytosine permease has product MSDQMEKSTAVQELDSSTTHEDLMPTPPEKRTITSVTFFVMCVGMYVQLLSFINGAQLYPGLSPKMIIFACLAGNGLVWLLLTLTGDIGIKHGLPYAIYLRAPFGYKGSQAPGLVRAIPAMFWFGFQTYLGSMAIHEIVKLIFGKSNLWIIVFLFAAAQVVNCAMGVNAMAKFDWVATPILLVVGIYIEYFLIKNYNITWDVINAPGDGSMSVLMGIAIMAGPQTTMAVSVCDLTRFIKRKESGGFFEQNKGAMCAQFFGMVPVITMFVLIGMTSGIATGEYNPITVMTVVFADNPVILVLALSAFVVFAQIATNTAQNLMPPGYVLSNLFPGKLKYSTAVVICGCVGMAMMPWRFEAHVNIILLVVGCLLGPVVGIMIADYHMLRHRQLNIKALYDTSGQYNYVNGFNPAAFIVWIPGALSGFLIPDYAFFVGIIVGGICYYLMMKFWILKKYPQSEITD; this is encoded by the coding sequence ATGAGCGACCAAATGGAGAAAAGCACCGCCGTGCAGGAGCTTGACAGCTCTACCACCCATGAAGACCTTATGCCAACCCCGCCTGAAAAACGGACCATCACTTCGGTAACCTTCTTCGTAATGTGCGTCGGCATGTACGTACAGCTGCTTTCATTTATCAACGGCGCACAGCTTTATCCCGGACTTTCTCCGAAAATGATCATCTTCGCCTGCCTTGCAGGAAACGGCCTCGTCTGGCTGCTGCTAACCCTCACCGGCGATATCGGTATCAAGCATGGCCTGCCTTACGCCATTTATCTGCGCGCCCCGTTCGGTTATAAAGGCTCCCAGGCGCCCGGGCTTGTGCGCGCTATCCCCGCGATGTTCTGGTTTGGGTTCCAGACCTATCTGGGGTCGATGGCAATCCACGAGATCGTCAAGCTCATTTTCGGAAAATCAAATCTCTGGATTATCGTTTTCCTGTTCGCTGCGGCACAAGTTGTCAACTGTGCGATGGGTGTCAACGCAATGGCAAAATTTGACTGGGTTGCCACTCCCATTCTGCTCGTTGTCGGTATCTATATCGAATACTTCCTGATCAAAAACTACAACATCACCTGGGATGTGATCAATGCGCCGGGAGACGGCAGCATGAGCGTGTTGATGGGCATTGCAATCATGGCCGGCCCGCAGACGACCATGGCGGTCAGCGTATGCGACCTGACCCGGTTTATCAAACGCAAGGAATCCGGCGGGTTTTTTGAACAGAATAAAGGCGCTATGTGCGCGCAGTTCTTCGGCATGGTTCCGGTCATCACCATGTTCGTGCTGATCGGCATGACCAGCGGAATCGCCACGGGCGAATATAATCCGATCACGGTTATGACCGTCGTATTCGCGGATAATCCCGTCATCCTCGTTCTTGCACTTTCGGCGTTCGTCGTCTTTGCACAGATCGCCACAAATACCGCTCAGAACCTGATGCCTCCGGGATACGTCCTCTCTAACCTCTTCCCGGGCAAACTGAAATACTCAACCGCCGTTGTGATCTGCGGATGTGTCGGCATGGCGATGATGCCCTGGCGGTTTGAAGCACATGTCAACATCATCCTGCTGGTCGTTGGCTGTCTGCTTGGACCGGTCGTCGGCATCATGATCGCAGACTATCACATGCTGCGTCACCGTCAGCTCAATATCAAAGCGCTCTATGACACCTCCGGCCAGTATAACTATGTCAACGGCTTTAACCCGGCAGCGTTCATCGTCTGGATTCCGGGCGCCCTCAGCGGCTTCCTCATTCCGGATTACGCATTCTTTGTCGGAATCATCGTCGGCGGAATCTGTTATTACCTGATGATGAAATTCTGGATTCTCAAAAAATATCCACAGTCTGAAATTACAGACTAA
- a CDS encoding UbiX family flavin prenyltransferase, with the protein MKERKNLVIGVSGASGAPLAAALLQTLRDCPSWCTHLVITRGGELTIEAETGMTAAQVKELADRVYDPSELGAPIASGSFRTAGMVVVPCSMKTVAGIANGYSENLLLRAADVDLKERRKLVLVARETPLSAIHLRNMLTVTEAGAVVLPPVLTYYHNPQGLDGMTLQIVGKILDQFGIDAPFYSRWGVRTDRSGTF; encoded by the coding sequence ATGAAAGAAAGGAAGAATCTGGTAATCGGCGTGAGCGGCGCGAGCGGCGCTCCGCTCGCCGCCGCGCTTTTGCAGACGCTGCGGGACTGTCCTAGCTGGTGCACACATTTGGTGATCACGCGGGGAGGCGAACTGACGATCGAGGCGGAAACCGGTATGACCGCGGCACAGGTAAAGGAGCTTGCGGACCGGGTTTACGACCCGTCGGAGCTTGGCGCGCCGATTGCGAGCGGTTCTTTTCGCACCGCGGGCATGGTGGTTGTGCCGTGCAGCATGAAAACGGTCGCCGGCATCGCGAACGGCTATTCGGAGAACCTTTTGCTGCGCGCAGCGGATGTAGATCTCAAAGAACGGCGCAAATTGGTGCTCGTCGCACGCGAAACGCCGCTTTCGGCAATTCACCTGCGCAATATGTTGACCGTGACCGAGGCGGGTGCGGTGGTGCTTCCACCGGTGCTGACCTATTACCACAATCCCCAGGGCCTCGACGGAATGACCCTTCAGATCGTGGGAAAGATTCTGGATCAGTTTGGGATTGATGCACCTTTTTACAGCCGGTGGGGCGTACGGACGGACCGTTCCGGAACCTTTTGA
- a CDS encoding UbiD family decarboxylase gives MSCAYEVNDLRSALNLLKTVPGQLTECDEPVEPLAELCGVYRYVGAGGTVKRPTKIGPAMIFNRVKGHPDARVAIGVLASRRRVGLLLGEAPEKLGYLLNRAVNHPVDPVVISAEKASCREVVHYASDPDFDVRRLVPAPTNTEEDAGPYITMGMCYATDPETGEGDVTIHRLCLQGKDEISMYFVPGARHLDVFRKKAEDAGKPLPISISIGVDPAIEIAACFEPPTTPLGFNELSVAGGIRGRAVELAPCVTIAEKAIANAEYVIEGELLPGVRVAEDQNSHTGKAMPEFPGYTGPANPSIPLIKVKAVTHRKNPIMQTCIGPSEEHVNMAGIPTEASIIQMVDRAMPGRLQNVYCHSSGGGKYMAVLQFKKLMPSDEGRQRQAALLAFSAFSELKHVFLVDEDVDPFDSNDVLWALNTRYQGDVDTVFLPGVRCHPLDPSQNPDFSPSIRDNGISCKVIFDCTVPYAQKERFQRAKFMELDPKRFVPELFPED, from the coding sequence ATGTCTTGCGCTTATGAAGTCAACGATTTGCGCAGTGCGCTGAATTTGCTGAAAACCGTTCCCGGCCAGCTCACCGAATGTGACGAACCGGTGGAGCCGCTTGCGGAACTATGCGGGGTATATCGTTATGTCGGCGCTGGCGGAACAGTGAAGCGTCCGACAAAAATCGGTCCGGCAATGATTTTTAATCGGGTAAAAGGACATCCGGACGCGCGTGTTGCCATTGGTGTGCTGGCCAGCCGCAGACGGGTTGGACTCTTGCTTGGCGAAGCGCCCGAAAAGCTTGGCTATCTGCTCAACCGCGCGGTGAATCACCCGGTTGACCCGGTTGTAATATCCGCGGAAAAAGCGTCCTGCCGTGAAGTGGTGCATTACGCGTCGGATCCGGATTTTGATGTGCGCAGGCTGGTTCCCGCGCCGACCAATACCGAGGAGGATGCGGGGCCATATATCACGATGGGGATGTGTTACGCCACCGATCCGGAGACTGGGGAGGGAGACGTGACGATCCACCGCCTCTGCCTGCAGGGGAAGGACGAAATTTCGATGTATTTTGTGCCGGGTGCCCGGCATCTGGATGTTTTTCGCAAAAAGGCGGAGGATGCAGGCAAGCCGCTGCCCATTTCGATCAGCATCGGCGTGGACCCTGCGATTGAGATTGCAGCCTGCTTCGAGCCTCCAACGACCCCGCTCGGCTTCAACGAGCTTTCGGTGGCAGGCGGCATCCGCGGCAGAGCGGTGGAACTTGCGCCATGTGTGACGATTGCGGAAAAGGCGATCGCCAACGCGGAATATGTGATTGAAGGCGAACTGCTACCAGGTGTGCGGGTAGCGGAGGATCAGAATTCCCACACGGGAAAGGCTATGCCGGAATTTCCGGGCTATACCGGCCCTGCGAACCCATCGATTCCCCTTATTAAGGTAAAGGCGGTTACCCACCGAAAAAATCCGATTATGCAGACCTGCATCGGTCCGAGCGAAGAGCATGTGAACATGGCGGGGATCCCGACAGAAGCGAGCATCATACAGATGGTCGATCGCGCTATGCCGGGCAGGCTGCAAAATGTTTACTGCCATTCTTCGGGCGGCGGCAAATATATGGCGGTGCTCCAATTTAAAAAGCTGATGCCGAGTGACGAGGGCAGGCAGCGACAGGCGGCTTTGCTGGCTTTTTCTGCCTTTTCAGAGCTCAAACACGTTTTTCTGGTGGATGAGGATGTTGACCCGTTCGATTCGAATGACGTTCTCTGGGCGCTCAACACCCGGTACCAGGGCGACGTTGATACCGTCTTCCTGCCCGGCGTGCGCTGTCATCCGCTCGACCCTTCCCAAAATCCGGACTTCAGCCCGTCAATCCGGGATAACGGCATCTCCTGCAAGGTGATCTTTGACTGTACGGTTCCCTATGCGCAGAAGGAGCGCTTTCAACGCGCTAAATTTATGGAGCTTGATCCCAAACGTTTTGTTCCGGAGCTTTTCCCGGAGGATTGA
- a CDS encoding MerR family transcriptional regulator: protein MKEYLSITEMASLHQISRQTLIYYDRIGLFSPACTGENGYRCYSASQIPFLREICFLKSIGVKLAEIKRHMKNRDPADEIALLEGQEKALTREIEALSRTRVLIRERIAQYKSVCSAADERFIPAIRHLEERRIVFMPWPDNSADRKTLHLSVMKLWGVLAAYDIPPSQRFGSILKKDGFRSLDPLVGAGCYLEIPAGFDAPGQTRLLAAEDYACMNKYGMPYDTQGLTRLLCWISENGYEPVGDAVDACLLDTTFYKAERDVDFCQLQIPVKKTKGST, encoded by the coding sequence ATGAAGGAGTATCTGTCAATTACGGAAATGGCTTCGCTGCATCAGATTTCGCGCCAGACACTGATCTACTACGACCGCATCGGTCTGTTTTCACCGGCCTGCACCGGGGAAAACGGGTACCGCTGCTACAGTGCTTCTCAGATCCCGTTTCTGAGGGAAATCTGCTTTCTCAAATCGATCGGGGTAAAGCTCGCGGAGATTAAACGGCATATGAAAAATCGTGACCCGGCGGATGAGATCGCTCTCCTCGAAGGGCAGGAGAAGGCGCTTACCCGGGAAATCGAGGCGCTGTCCCGCACGCGGGTTTTGATCCGCGAACGGATCGCCCAGTATAAAAGTGTCTGCAGCGCAGCAGACGAGCGCTTTATACCGGCAATCCGGCATTTGGAGGAGCGGCGGATCGTGTTTATGCCCTGGCCTGACAATTCGGCGGACCGAAAGACGCTGCATCTTTCGGTGATGAAGCTGTGGGGGGTGTTGGCGGCATATGATATCCCGCCATCCCAGCGGTTCGGATCGATTCTGAAAAAAGACGGGTTCAGGTCGCTTGATCCGCTTGTGGGCGCGGGTTGCTATCTGGAAATTCCTGCCGGATTTGACGCGCCCGGACAAACCCGGCTGCTTGCGGCAGAGGATTATGCCTGTATGAACAAATACGGCATGCCCTATGATACACAAGGCCTCACCAGATTGCTTTGCTGGATTTCAGAAAACGGTTACGAACCGGTGGGGGATGCGGTCGACGCCTGCCTTCTGGATACCACATTTTATAAAGCGGAGCGGGATGTTGATTTCTGCCAGCTTCAGATTCCGGTCAAAAAAACCAAAGGAAGCACTTGA
- a CDS encoding NADH peroxidase: MKKFVCTICGYVHEGDTPPEFCPQCKAPASKFEEQASSGLTWADEHRIGVAAGVDAEIVEGLRMNFTGECTEVGMYLAMARQAHREGYPEIGLYYEKAAYEEAEHAAKFAELLGEVVFADTKKNLELRVAAENGATAGKKQIATRAKELGLDAIHDTVHEMCKDEARHGCAFQGLLNRYFGK; this comes from the coding sequence ATGAAAAAGTTTGTTTGCACAATTTGTGGATATGTTCATGAAGGAGATACCCCGCCGGAGTTTTGCCCGCAGTGCAAAGCGCCTGCTTCCAAATTTGAAGAGCAGGCTTCCAGTGGGCTGACCTGGGCGGATGAGCACAGAATCGGTGTTGCAGCTGGTGTCGATGCGGAGATCGTCGAAGGACTGCGCATGAACTTCACCGGTGAGTGCACCGAAGTGGGTATGTATCTTGCAATGGCGCGTCAGGCACATCGTGAAGGTTATCCGGAGATCGGCCTCTATTACGAAAAGGCTGCTTATGAAGAGGCGGAGCATGCCGCGAAATTTGCCGAGCTGCTTGGCGAGGTTGTCTTTGCGGACACCAAGAAAAATCTCGAGCTGCGTGTTGCGGCAGAGAACGGCGCGACCGCGGGTAAAAAGCAGATCGCGACCCGAGCCAAAGAATTGGGGCTTGATGCAATCCATGATACCGTTCACGAGATGTGCAAAGACGAGGCCCGCCATGGCTGTGCGTTCCAGGGGTTGCTGAACCGTTATTTCGGTAAATAA
- a CDS encoding YitT family protein, which yields MAAKMPDQFFDTLLDLLFVTLGCASVASGIQAFIAPNHIALGGVSGLSILFNYLSGAPIGALSLLMNIPLLLLGWKFLGRAFTAKTLAAVLISSFLLDYVAVLVPKYEGDALLAALFGGALVGFGLALVFMRGATTGGSDIVSRLLQLKMPHIQLGRLLLGLDVVVILISAAVFGRIETALYGMVAVFTSSRVIDGVLYGRDTGKLVYIMSKKAGEISGRVMLDLQRGCTLLKSTGAFTQSDSQVILVAVRRQQYFQLKKIVQRIDPAAFIIVTDSTEVIGHGFKQLNEK from the coding sequence ATGGCTGCAAAGATGCCGGATCAGTTTTTTGATACATTGCTGGACCTTTTATTTGTGACGCTGGGCTGCGCGTCAGTAGCGTCAGGCATTCAGGCATTTATCGCGCCGAACCACATTGCTTTAGGCGGGGTGAGCGGCCTTTCGATCCTGTTCAACTATCTGAGCGGAGCGCCGATCGGCGCACTTTCGCTCCTCATGAACATCCCGCTGCTCCTGCTTGGCTGGAAATTTCTCGGCCGCGCCTTCACTGCCAAAACTTTGGCCGCGGTACTGATCTCCTCTTTCCTGCTTGATTATGTGGCGGTACTGGTGCCAAAGTATGAGGGGGACGCGCTGCTCGCGGCACTGTTCGGCGGTGCGCTCGTGGGGTTCGGGTTGGCGCTTGTCTTTATGCGCGGCGCAACCACCGGCGGAAGCGACATTGTCTCGCGGCTTCTGCAGCTGAAGATGCCGCACATCCAGCTGGGGCGCCTGCTGCTGGGGCTCGATGTTGTGGTAATCCTGATCTCGGCGGCAGTTTTTGGGCGAATAGAAACGGCGCTCTATGGAATGGTAGCCGTATTTACCTCTTCGCGGGTGATCGATGGGGTACTGTACGGCCGTGATACTGGGAAACTGGTTTACATCATGTCGAAAAAGGCAGGGGAGATCTCCGGCAGGGTGATGCTGGACCTGCAGCGGGGCTGCACGCTGCTCAAATCAACCGGCGCGTTCACCCAGAGCGATTCGCAGGTCATCCTGGTGGCGGTGCGCCGCCAGCAGTATTTCCAGCTGAAAAAGATTGTACAGCGGATCGATCCCGCCGCGTTTATCATTGTGACCGATTCGACCGAAGTGATAGGTCACGGATTCAAGCAGTTAAATGAAAAATAA
- a CDS encoding Mini-ribonuclease 3, translating into MDLSIETQSNPKLLSPLTLAFLGDAVYELLVRRLVVEEANMPVGQLHQKAVSLVNAAAQSDAFGRIEKMLTEEELAIFKRGRNASASSTPKHADIAQYRRATGVEALFGYLYLKEEQERIEELFRMIMETMR; encoded by the coding sequence ATGGATCTTTCGATCGAGACACAAAGCAATCCGAAGTTGTTGAGCCCGCTCACGCTGGCCTTTCTTGGTGATGCGGTGTACGAGCTGCTGGTGCGCAGGCTGGTCGTGGAAGAGGCGAATATGCCGGTAGGACAGCTGCATCAGAAGGCGGTTTCACTTGTAAATGCCGCCGCGCAGTCGGATGCCTTCGGCCGGATTGAAAAGATGCTCACCGAGGAGGAGCTTGCGATCTTTAAACGTGGACGCAATGCGAGCGCGTCAAGCACGCCGAAACATGCGGATATTGCACAGTACCGGCGCGCAACCGGAGTGGAAGCGCTGTTTGGCTATCTTTATCTGAAAGAGGAACAGGAGCGGATTGAGGAGCTGTTCCGGATGATCATGGAGACGATGCGGTAA
- the obgE gene encoding GTPase ObgE, which translates to MFVDKVKIRIKAGDGGNGAVSFHREKYVAAGGPDGGDGGRGGDVVFVADTNLSTLVDFKYKKRYFAQNGQPGSNKRSSGKSASDLVIKVPKGTVVRHAESGRVMADLSTDEPVVVARGGKGGWGNMHFATATRQVPRFSKPGLPGEEYEVVLELKLLADVGLVGYPNVGKSTLISVVSAAKPEIANYHFTTLTPVLGVVSVEEGKSFVMADIPGLIEGASEGVGLGHEFLRHVERCRLIVHVVDVSGSEGRDPIDDFKKINEELANFNEDLASRPQIVAANKCDMATEEQLAGFRAFVEAQGYEMYEICAPIAQGTKELIYAVSRRLDTLPPIKQYEIEHVPLAETERFARNVFDIRVEDGVYIVEADWLMPTLGMVDMDDYESLQYFQRVLRQSGIIDRLDEMGIQEGDTVSILNFEFEYIR; encoded by the coding sequence ATGTTTGTTGACAAGGTAAAAATCCGCATCAAAGCCGGCGACGGCGGCAACGGCGCGGTCAGCTTCCACCGGGAAAAATATGTGGCGGCGGGCGGCCCGGACGGCGGCGACGGCGGCCGCGGTGGAGACGTGGTATTCGTGGCAGACACCAACCTTTCCACGCTGGTGGATTTTAAATATAAGAAACGTTATTTTGCACAGAATGGCCAGCCGGGCAGCAACAAGCGCAGCAGCGGAAAAAGCGCATCAGACCTGGTGATCAAAGTGCCGAAGGGGACGGTTGTGCGGCACGCGGAAAGCGGCCGCGTCATGGCAGACCTTTCGACCGATGAGCCGGTTGTGGTTGCGCGGGGCGGCAAAGGCGGCTGGGGCAATATGCATTTTGCCACCGCGACCCGGCAGGTTCCGCGCTTCTCGAAGCCCGGCCTTCCGGGCGAGGAGTATGAGGTTGTGCTGGAATTGAAACTGCTGGCTGACGTGGGACTGGTCGGTTACCCGAACGTGGGAAAATCCACGCTGATTTCAGTTGTAAGCGCGGCAAAGCCGGAGATTGCGAACTACCATTTCACCACACTGACGCCGGTATTGGGGGTCGTGTCGGTGGAGGAGGGGAAATCCTTTGTCATGGCTGATATCCCAGGCCTCATCGAAGGCGCGAGCGAAGGCGTCGGGTTGGGGCATGAGTTCCTGCGTCACGTTGAGCGCTGCCGCCTGATCGTGCATGTGGTCGACGTCTCCGGCTCGGAAGGACGCGATCCCATTGATGACTTCAAAAAGATCAACGAGGAACTCGCAAATTTCAATGAGGATCTGGCATCCCGCCCGCAGATTGTCGCGGCGAACAAATGTGACATGGCGACAGAGGAGCAGCTCGCGGGATTCCGCGCTTTTGTAGAGGCGCAGGGCTACGAGATGTATGAAATCTGTGCGCCGATCGCGCAGGGGACAAAGGAGCTGATCTATGCCGTATCCCGAAGGCTCGACACGCTGCCGCCGATCAAGCAATATGAGATTGAACATGTCCCGCTCGCGGAAACTGAACGGTTTGCGCGCAATGTCTTCGACATCCGGGTGGAGGATGGCGTCTATATTGTGGAGGCCGACTGGCTGATGCCTACATTGGGCATGGTCGATATGGATGACTATGAAAGCCTGCAGTACTTTCAGCGCGTCCTGCGGCAGAGCGGCATCATCGACAGGCTCGATGAGATGGGAATTCAGGAGGGGGATACGGTCAGCATCCTGAACTTTGAATTTGAATACATCCGATAA
- the rpmA gene encoding 50S ribosomal protein L27, producing MAHKKGVGSTKNGRDSEAKRLGVKRADGQFVLAGNILVRQRGTHIHPGTNVGIGSDDTLFALADGKVRFERMGRDRKKVSIVPVQ from the coding sequence ATGGCACATAAGAAAGGTGTAGGTTCCACTAAGAACGGCCGCGATTCCGAAGCGAAACGCCTTGGCGTGAAGCGTGCGGACGGCCAGTTTGTCCTCGCCGGCAACATTCTCGTCCGGCAGAGAGGTACACACATCCATCCGGGCACCAATGTTGGTATTGGTTCCGACGATACTCTCTTCGCGCTGGCTGACGGCAAAGTCCGTTTTGAGCGCATGGGACGCGACCGCAAAAAGGTCTCGATCGTTCCGGTTCAGTAA
- the rplU gene encoding 50S ribosomal protein L21, with the protein MYAIIRTGGKQYRVSEGDVIYVEKLDAEADATVNFDVLAVGKDDGFEIGGAATVTGKVIKTGKGKKVTVFTYRPKKGSARKLGHRQPYTKVEIQSIQA; encoded by the coding sequence ATGTACGCAATCATTCGCACCGGCGGAAAACAGTACCGCGTATCGGAAGGCGACGTCATCTACGTCGAGAAGCTCGATGCTGAAGCTGACGCGACCGTCAACTTTGACGTTCTTGCGGTCGGCAAGGACGACGGATTTGAGATCGGCGGTGCCGCCACCGTCACCGGAAAGGTAATCAAAACCGGAAAGGGCAAAAAGGTCACCGTTTTCACCTACCGCCCGAAAAAGGGTTCCGCCCGCAAGCTGGGCCACAGACAGCCCTATACAAAAGTTGAAATCCAGTCGATTCAGGCTTAA